One Pseudorasbora parva isolate DD20220531a chromosome 8, ASM2467924v1, whole genome shotgun sequence DNA window includes the following coding sequences:
- the LOC137085043 gene encoding G-protein coupled receptor 87-like → MSGSPSSSVMDQNTTNSTNSTPGACGLSEMPARTFFISVYSLIFVASLALNSITIYVYFCKATRQSSITVYLKNLVIADLFVCLCLILRIIKTANTSVEIQLIYCNFGAPASYLNMYSSILFMGYIAANRYMKIVRPLKTHRLQTVRATRYICTVTWAVLLCFACVYIAVFFSSDKENTPHVGFGCESFHNSLLKQIYLVVQIPSSLVFISVLVSLILFYWLNVQKLRQAQRTMPEQPGNIKLSKSKRNMRVLVLVFCVCFVPYHMVRLPYAFISPLLQDCKAAQVFNILKELTVVLAVLHASLDPLIYFVFCKTFRAHLNLQRFQQRN, encoded by the exons ATGTCTGGGTCACCATCTAGCTCGGTCATGGACCAGAACACAACCAATTCAACCAATTCAACTCCAGGAGCTTGTGGCTTGTCTGAAATGCCAGCTCGTACATTCTTTATATCTGTATACTCTCTGATTTTTGTGGCAAGCCTGGCACTCAACAGCATTACAATATATGTGTATTTTTGTAAAGCTACAAGACAGTCCAGCATCACAGTCTATCTGAAGAATCTGGTTATAGCTGACTTGTTTGTCTGCCTGTGTTTGATATTACGCATTATCAAAACTGCGAACACTTCAGTGGAAATTCAGCTTATCTACTGTAACTTTGGTGCTCCAGCTTCCTACCTCAACATGTACTCCAGTATTCTCTTCATGGGATACATTGCTGCCAACAG GTACATGAAGATTGTACGGCCCCTGAAGACTCACAGGTTGCAAACAGTCCGCGCGACCCGCTACATCTGCACAGTGACCTGGGCTGTCCTGTTGTGCTTTGCTTGTGTCTACATTGCTGTTTTTTTCAGTTCTGATAAAGAAAACACTCCCCACGTTGGTTTCGGTTGTGAAAGCTTTCATAACAGCTTGCTCAAACAGATCTACTTAGTAGTGCAGATCCCTTCTTCTTTAGTGTTTATTTCTGTGCTGGTATCCTTGATTCTGTTTTATTGGCTCAATGTACAGAAGCTTCGTCAAGCTCAGCGCACTATGCCGGAGCAGCCTGGGAACATTAAGCTCAGCAAGTCAAAACGTAACATGCGAGTACTGGTGCTGGTTTTCTGTGTGTGCTTCGTGCCCTATCATATGGTGAGACTGCCATACGCGTTCATCAGTCCCCTGCTGCAGGACTGTAAAGCAGCTCAGGTATTCAACATCCTAAAGGAGCTGACCGTCGTGCTTGCAGTACTACATGCCTCCTTGGATCCACTTATTTACTTTGTCTTTTGCAAGACCTTCAGGGCCCATCTTAACCTTCAAAGATTTCAACAAAGGAACTAG